A region from the Melioribacter roseus P3M-2 genome encodes:
- a CDS encoding cupredoxin domain-containing protein translates to MTIDQIIVLFGGLGLSALVAWYFWFSEKKAVKVEASESGIQEAVINVKGGYTPDVLIFEAGKPIRLNFIREETASCTEEVVFSDFNKRATLTPFKTIPVELKIDKPGEYVFQCGMGMVKGKLIVK, encoded by the coding sequence ATGACTATCGACCAGATAATTGTACTTTTCGGAGGTTTGGGACTTTCCGCGCTTGTAGCCTGGTATTTCTGGTTCTCCGAGAAAAAGGCGGTTAAAGTTGAAGCAAGCGAATCCGGAATTCAGGAAGCCGTAATAAATGTAAAAGGCGGATACACGCCCGATGTTTTAATTTTCGAAGCCGGTAAACCAATCAGACTCAATTTCATAAGAGAAGAAACCGCCAGCTGTACCGAAGAAGTTGTGTTTTCCGATTTCAATAAACGCGCGACTTTAACTCCATTTAAAACCATCCCGGTTGAATTAAAAATAGACAAACCGGGCGAGTACGTTTTTCAGTGCGGTATGGGAATGGTTAAAGGGAAGTTGATTGTGAAATAG
- a CDS encoding heavy metal translocating P-type ATPase encodes MESSRNTKKNIAYDPVCGMQVKSPSQFYLELSGKIFEFCSEDCRQKFALNPESYINKSEDDGPSYRSTLYGLQKAQLPIVDMHCSTCALTIEKEVKKLPGVKSAVVNYATATAYVDYDSESVKTDDIIEAIKKAGYKTGRSVLKLGIGGMHCASCVTKIEKELNETKGVISASVDLATESAVINYIPGMINVSDIKKVIEKLGYETFDTAGVKPDKAKEGEPVDENQIAREKEYKTLMKKFIFAGILAIPVVFFSYPTLWGLPAEFQRGSETLRYIWMAMGLLALPVMFWSGSQFFTGAWSAFKNRSANMHTLIAIGISAAWIYSTIATYFPSLFPKAELADQFYDVVFVVVALVVLGMALEIKAKGKSSEAIKKLIGLQAKTARVIREGKEVDTPVEEVVLDDIIIVRPGEKIPVDGIVIEGSSSIDESMITGEPIPVEKHAGDEVIGATINKTGSFKFKATKVGKDTALAQIIQMVEQAQSSKAPIQRIVDQVSGYFVPAVIILAILSFVVWYIFGPEPQLVYALIVFVTVLVIACPCALGLATPISLMVGVGKGAENGILIRSGEALETAQKLDTIVLDKTGTITEGKPSLTDVIAVNGFDKNTVLALSASAEKASEHPLAEAIVKGAADKNLELYDPKNFNAIPGHGIEAEINGRKVLLGNLKLMMKFNIDLGDLQSVSESLADEGKTPMYVAIDNKAAGIVAVADVIKKDSKEAIAQLKKMGLEVVMITGDNSRTANAIARQVGIDRVLAEVLPEDKAFNVQKLQNEGKKVAMVGDGINDAPALAQADIGLAIGTGTDVAIEASDITLIKGSLKGVVTAIQLSKATMKNIKENLFGSFFYNGIGIPIAAGMLYPFFGILLSPIIAGAAMAFSSVTVVTNANRLRRFRPKL; translated from the coding sequence ATGGAAAGCTCTCGAAACACGAAAAAAAATATTGCTTACGACCCCGTTTGCGGAATGCAGGTTAAAAGCCCTTCGCAGTTTTACCTGGAATTAAGTGGAAAAATATTTGAGTTTTGTTCGGAAGATTGCCGGCAAAAGTTTGCTCTTAACCCGGAGTCTTATATAAATAAATCCGAAGACGACGGGCCTTCGTACAGATCTACGTTATACGGACTTCAAAAAGCGCAACTTCCAATCGTTGATATGCATTGCTCGACCTGCGCCCTTACAATCGAAAAAGAGGTTAAAAAACTCCCCGGCGTTAAATCGGCGGTAGTAAATTACGCTACCGCTACTGCATACGTCGATTACGATTCTGAAAGCGTAAAAACGGACGATATAATCGAAGCGATCAAAAAAGCGGGATATAAAACAGGCCGCTCCGTACTTAAGTTGGGAATCGGCGGAATGCATTGCGCTTCGTGCGTCACTAAAATTGAAAAAGAGTTGAATGAAACAAAAGGCGTAATCTCGGCAAGCGTCGACCTTGCGACCGAATCGGCGGTTATAAATTATATACCAGGAATGATTAATGTCTCGGACATTAAGAAGGTAATAGAAAAATTAGGATATGAAACGTTCGATACCGCAGGGGTAAAACCGGATAAGGCTAAAGAAGGAGAACCGGTTGACGAAAATCAGATTGCCCGCGAAAAAGAATATAAAACGTTAATGAAAAAATTCATATTCGCAGGCATACTGGCAATCCCGGTTGTGTTTTTTAGTTATCCTACTCTGTGGGGATTGCCGGCCGAATTTCAGCGCGGAAGCGAAACTCTGCGTTACATATGGATGGCGATGGGCTTGCTTGCTTTGCCGGTTATGTTCTGGTCGGGTTCTCAATTTTTTACCGGAGCCTGGTCGGCTTTTAAAAATCGATCTGCAAATATGCATACATTGATTGCAATCGGAATTTCCGCCGCGTGGATTTATTCTACAATAGCTACTTATTTCCCTTCTCTCTTTCCCAAAGCGGAATTGGCCGATCAATTCTATGACGTCGTCTTTGTGGTTGTGGCTCTGGTTGTGCTTGGAATGGCGCTTGAAATTAAAGCTAAAGGAAAAAGCTCCGAAGCCATAAAAAAATTAATCGGTCTTCAGGCAAAAACAGCGCGGGTTATTAGAGAAGGCAAAGAAGTCGATACTCCCGTTGAAGAAGTAGTTCTGGACGACATAATAATCGTAAGACCGGGAGAGAAAATTCCTGTCGACGGTATTGTTATTGAAGGCTCTTCTTCAATTGACGAATCGATGATTACCGGCGAGCCGATTCCCGTGGAAAAACATGCGGGCGACGAAGTTATAGGCGCTACAATCAACAAAACAGGCTCGTTCAAATTCAAAGCTACAAAAGTTGGAAAGGATACGGCGCTTGCTCAAATAATTCAGATGGTCGAACAGGCACAGAGTTCTAAAGCTCCTATACAAAGAATAGTCGATCAGGTATCGGGCTATTTTGTGCCGGCGGTAATTATACTGGCAATTTTATCTTTTGTCGTCTGGTATATCTTCGGTCCCGAGCCTCAATTAGTCTACGCTTTGATTGTATTTGTAACTGTTCTTGTAATTGCATGCCCTTGCGCTCTGGGATTGGCAACGCCTATATCGCTCATGGTTGGAGTAGGTAAAGGCGCGGAAAACGGAATATTGATCAGAAGCGGCGAAGCGTTGGAAACAGCTCAAAAACTCGATACGATTGTTCTCGATAAAACCGGAACAATAACCGAAGGAAAGCCTTCGTTAACTGATGTAATCGCCGTTAACGGCTTTGACAAAAATACCGTTCTTGCGTTGAGCGCCAGCGCCGAAAAAGCTTCGGAGCATCCGCTTGCGGAAGCGATTGTCAAAGGCGCAGCGGATAAAAATCTTGAATTGTACGATCCGAAAAACTTTAATGCTATTCCCGGGCATGGCATCGAAGCGGAGATTAACGGAAGAAAAGTTCTTTTGGGCAATCTGAAATTAATGATGAAATTCAATATCGATCTGGGCGATCTGCAATCCGTAAGCGAAAGCCTGGCTGACGAAGGCAAAACTCCGATGTATGTCGCAATTGACAATAAAGCAGCCGGAATCGTAGCCGTAGCCGACGTAATTAAAAAAGATTCTAAAGAAGCTATTGCTCAATTGAAAAAGATGGGACTTGAAGTTGTGATGATAACCGGCGACAACAGTCGAACGGCTAACGCTATTGCGCGACAGGTCGGTATCGACAGAGTGCTTGCGGAAGTTCTGCCGGAAGACAAAGCTTTTAATGTTCAGAAACTTCAGAACGAAGGGAAAAAAGTCGCAATGGTCGGCGACGGTATAAACGACGCGCCCGCTCTCGCGCAGGCAGATATCGGTCTTGCAATTGGAACCGGAACTGATGTTGCAATCGAAGCTTCGGATATTACGCTTATTAAAGGAAGTCTTAAAGGCGTGGTTACGGCTATTCAACTTTCGAAAGCGACGATGAAAAATATTAAAGAAAATTTATTCGGTTCATTTTTCTATAATGGGATCGGAATACCGATAGCTGCCGGAATGCTTTATCCTTTCTTCGGTATATTGTTATCGCCTATTATAGCAGGCGCTGCAATGGCTTTCAGTTCAGTAACGGTGGTTACAAATGCCAACCGTCTGAGAAGATTTAGACCAAAATTATAA
- a CDS encoding SHOCT domain-containing protein — protein sequence MFHDMGFGWMGFGWIFWLIVIAIIVYLIIKTTNQKQSENVYPKETPLEILKKRYAKGEISKEEYERIKKDIS from the coding sequence ATGTTTCACGATATGGGATTTGGATGGATGGGATTTGGATGGATATTCTGGCTGATTGTCATTGCGATTATTGTTTATTTGATAATTAAAACTACCAACCAAAAACAGTCGGAAAATGTTTATCCTAAAGAAACGCCCCTTGAAATACTGAAAAAACGTTACGCTAAGGGAGAAATTTCGAAAGAAGAATACGAACGCATTAAAAAAGATATTTCCTAA
- a CDS encoding NAD(P)/FAD-dependent oxidoreductase — MRDNNTISIVGAGPGGLTAAIALKKAGYNVDVYEQNSDVGLRFNGDYQGLENWSDEQDTLELLKNIGVEINFLCRPYSGNDGCFVGPKRERIQVKTSRPLFYLIERGSGKNSLDQGLKHQALEAGVNIVWNKKIESAADNITIAGTGPKAADAIAKGIIFNASVKDQFIGFVDNRIAPKAYAYLLVNNGRATFATCMFEDFKNERRYFERALNVLKSQIDIDINSPKEFGGFVNYFTPVTKKNKILYVGENAGFQDGLWGFGIKYAMLSGYYAAQSIIKNEDYAELCKNYLFPKLRTSLANRWLFAHLTNSGYSYILKKLQNLDDIIPPLRKHYNPSFSKKIFYHIAKMWYKSRLIDKQCMHVNCNCVWCRRACVPKQNDDRISARPS; from the coding sequence ATGCGCGATAACAATACTATATCAATCGTCGGCGCGGGTCCGGGAGGCTTAACTGCCGCAATTGCGTTGAAAAAAGCCGGTTATAATGTAGATGTGTATGAACAAAATTCCGATGTGGGCTTAAGATTCAACGGCGACTACCAGGGATTAGAAAATTGGTCGGATGAACAGGATACTCTGGAATTGCTGAAAAATATCGGCGTCGAAATTAATTTCTTATGTCGCCCTTACAGCGGTAACGACGGGTGTTTTGTCGGTCCGAAAAGAGAAAGGATTCAGGTTAAAACATCACGCCCATTGTTTTATTTAATTGAAAGAGGAAGCGGTAAAAATTCCCTCGACCAGGGGCTTAAACATCAGGCTTTGGAGGCGGGCGTTAATATTGTCTGGAATAAAAAAATTGAATCTGCTGCCGATAATATTACAATAGCCGGCACTGGACCCAAAGCGGCTGACGCTATTGCCAAGGGAATAATATTTAACGCTTCGGTTAAGGACCAATTTATTGGTTTTGTAGACAACAGGATAGCTCCCAAAGCTTACGCTTACTTGCTCGTTAATAACGGCAGAGCCACTTTTGCTACTTGTATGTTCGAAGATTTTAAAAATGAGAGACGTTATTTCGAACGGGCTCTAAATGTTCTGAAATCTCAAATCGATATCGATATTAATTCCCCGAAAGAATTTGGCGGATTTGTAAATTATTTTACTCCCGTAACAAAAAAGAATAAAATACTCTACGTAGGCGAGAACGCCGGTTTCCAGGATGGGCTTTGGGGGTTCGGAATCAAATATGCGATGCTTTCAGGCTACTATGCCGCTCAAAGTATAATAAAGAATGAAGATTATGCCGAACTATGTAAAAATTATTTATTCCCGAAACTTCGAACTTCCTTAGCAAACAGGTGGCTCTTTGCTCATCTTACGAATTCCGGATATTCTTACATTCTAAAAAAACTTCAAAATTTAGACGACATTATTCCGCCGTTAAGAAAGCATTACAATCCCTCGTTTTCAAAAAAAATATTCTATCATATTGCAAAAATGTGGTATAAATCGAGGTTGATTGATAAACAATGTATGCACGTTAATTGCAATTGTGTTTGGTGCAGGCGCGCCTGCGTGCCGAAACAAAACGATGATCGAATTTCAGCGCGACCTTCATAA
- a CDS encoding YHS domain-containing protein, which translates to MEHGKTKDTRQIQDPVCGMVIKDIDKAPASHYEGKKYYFCSDLCRIQFDQQPENYIKKDEEPGHSHHH; encoded by the coding sequence ATGGAACACGGAAAAACAAAAGATACGCGTCAAATTCAGGACCCGGTATGCGGTATGGTAATTAAAGACATCGACAAAGCGCCGGCGTCTCATTACGAAGGGAAAAAATATTATTTCTGTTCGGATTTATGCAGAATACAATTTGACCAGCAGCCGGAGAATTATATAAAAAAAGATGAAGAACCGGGGCATTCGCATCATCATTGA
- a CDS encoding DUF302 domain-containing protein — MSYYFTKTIEANFEDAIEKVTQALKSEGFGVLTEIDVKETLKKKLDVDFKKYKILGACNPPYAYKALQAEDKIGTMLPCNVIVIEQEENKIEVAAVDPVASMQAIKNESLSPIAGEIQAKLRKVIDSL; from the coding sequence ATGAGTTACTATTTCACAAAAACAATCGAAGCCAACTTCGAAGACGCAATAGAAAAGGTTACGCAAGCGCTCAAGTCTGAAGGATTCGGCGTTCTTACGGAAATTGACGTTAAGGAAACATTAAAAAAGAAATTAGACGTCGATTTCAAAAAGTATAAAATATTAGGCGCATGCAATCCGCCTTATGCATACAAGGCTCTTCAGGCCGAAGATAAAATCGGGACAATGCTGCCGTGCAATGTAATTGTAATAGAACAGGAAGAAAACAAAATAGAAGTGGCGGCTGTAGACCCTGTAGCTTCGATGCAGGCGATTAAAAATGAATCGCTAAGTCCGATAGCGGGAGAAATTCAAGCAAAATTAAGGAAGGTAATCGACAGCCTCTAA
- a CDS encoding multicopper oxidase domain-containing protein produces the protein MKRREFINNAAIISAAAFMPADLLGKEAVERNKKNFPNVLEPVRNNGILKEYELFIDIARREIAPGFVIHTLAFNNSVPGPEIRVNRGDNVRVIFRNKTELNHTIHWHGMHAPWRMDGVPYYE, from the coding sequence TTGAAAAGGAGGGAATTTATAAACAACGCCGCTATTATTTCCGCCGCCGCATTTATGCCGGCCGACCTGTTAGGGAAAGAAGCCGTTGAGCGTAATAAGAAAAATTTCCCCAATGTACTGGAGCCCGTCAGAAATAACGGGATTCTAAAAGAATATGAACTTTTTATTGATATTGCACGGCGCGAAATTGCGCCTGGGTTTGTTATTCACACCCTCGCTTTTAATAATTCGGTTCCCGGACCTGAAATACGTGTAAACAGAGGCGACAATGTCAGAGTTATCTTCAGGAATAAGACCGAGTTAAACCATACAATCCATTGGCATGGTATGCATGCGCCGTGGCGTATGGACGGCGTGCCTTATTACGAATAA
- a CDS encoding YHS domain-containing protein, with product MDGKANKNNSGKFIADPVCGIVIHNILLAQESVYKGKTYFFCSETCKAKFDLSPEKYIKIKNKEKRQQ from the coding sequence ATGGATGGCAAAGCGAATAAAAATAACAGCGGTAAATTTATAGCCGACCCCGTTTGCGGCATTGTTATTCATAATATACTTCTGGCTCAGGAGTCGGTCTATAAAGGCAAAACATATTTTTTCTGTTCGGAAACATGCAAAGCAAAATTCGATTTGAGTCCGGAAAAATATATTAAAATTAAAAATAAAGAGAAGCGTCAACAATGA
- a CDS encoding YHS domain-containing protein — protein sequence MEIDPVCGMELNNIESAPRIAYNGRMYYFCCPKCKSLFVKAPESYVDFFDSSIELNGIKPDKCDCDKSMLYIKGYRF from the coding sequence ATGGAAATCGATCCGGTATGCGGAATGGAGTTGAATAACATCGAATCGGCGCCGCGGATTGCATATAATGGCAGGATGTACTATTTCTGCTGCCCCAAATGCAAATCGTTGTTCGTCAAAGCTCCCGAAAGTTACGTCGATTTCTTTGATTCGTCAATCGAATTGAATGGCATAAAGCCGGATAAATGCGATTGCGACAAGTCGATGCTTTATATAAAAGGTTATCGATTCTGA
- a CDS encoding heavy metal-binding domain-containing protein: protein MKIFKLTLIVLLTVFITGIQAQDKKDDHEAKCKMMVEKIQKTDANKDGKVFACPKCEVYQDEAGKCSKCGAELHEMTVDEVHKAICGKEKDHNHKMEMKSAKDYDKNKDGKVFQCSMCPNEISDEAGECPACGMKLKEVSVDDACKNLTKAKEKMEMKKKEMK, encoded by the coding sequence ATGAAAATCTTCAAATTAACCCTTATCGTTTTATTGACCGTTTTTATTACGGGCATTCAGGCTCAGGACAAGAAAGACGACCACGAAGCCAAATGCAAAATGATGGTCGAAAAAATACAAAAGACCGACGCCAACAAAGACGGCAAAGTATTCGCTTGTCCCAAGTGCGAAGTTTACCAGGATGAAGCGGGAAAATGTTCCAAATGCGGAGCCGAGCTGCACGAAATGACCGTCGACGAAGTTCATAAAGCAATCTGCGGAAAAGAGAAGGATCACAATCATAAAATGGAAATGAAATCCGCTAAGGATTACGACAAGAACAAGGACGGAAAAGTATTTCAATGCTCAATGTGCCCGAATGAAATTTCAGACGAGGCAGGAGAATGTCCTGCATGCGGCATGAAATTAAAAGAGGTTTCCGTAGACGACGCTTGCAAGAATTTAACGAAAGCGAAAGAAAAGATGGAAATGAAAAAGAAAGAAATGAAATAA
- a CDS encoding YkoF family thiamine/hydroxymethylpyrimidine-binding protein, which translates to MAKKIMTCEFAFVPVQSHDYIAEVETVLDIIRECGLEYNIGEMSTIIKGESDKIFALMERIYNDRYDKSKFIISVRMSNVCGC; encoded by the coding sequence ATGGCAAAAAAAATAATGACTTGCGAATTCGCATTCGTTCCGGTTCAATCTCACGATTATATCGCCGAAGTGGAAACCGTCCTTGACATCATAAGAGAATGCGGACTCGAATATAATATCGGCGAAATGTCGACCATTATTAAAGGAGAGTCGGACAAGATATTTGCTTTGATGGAACGTATTTACAACGACAGATACGATAAGTCGAAATTTATAATATCGGTTAGAATGTCGAACGTTTGCGGATGTTGA
- a CDS encoding class I SAM-dependent methyltransferase, which produces MAVFDSEADKYDQWYETPLGNFVNLLEKQAIYSLLNPSPGETVLDVGCGTGNYSIELAGRDCIVTGVDNSKNMIEIAKWKAASRNLKINFVFADVSLLPFDDNIFDSAICVAAVEFFGNRQKGIDEIFRVVKPGGKIVIGFINKNSGWGELYQSDYFKENTVFKYAGLLDIDEIRSIHPGELIEIKKTLFTPPDESEPSVEKEKIYAKSNKPGFIAALWQKK; this is translated from the coding sequence ATGGCAGTTTTCGATTCCGAGGCGGATAAGTACGACCAATGGTACGAAACGCCGTTGGGCAATTTTGTCAACCTGCTTGAAAAGCAAGCAATTTATTCGTTGTTAAATCCGTCGCCCGGCGAAACCGTTCTCGATGTCGGATGCGGCACTGGGAATTATTCGATTGAACTTGCCGGGCGGGATTGTATTGTAACCGGGGTTGATAATTCCAAGAATATGATTGAAATTGCCAAATGGAAAGCCGCTTCTCGCAATTTAAAAATCAATTTTGTTTTTGCGGACGTTTCGCTGTTGCCGTTCGACGACAATATTTTCGATTCGGCAATTTGTGTGGCGGCTGTCGAATTCTTCGGCAATCGTCAAAAAGGGATCGATGAAATATTCAGAGTCGTTAAACCCGGCGGTAAGATTGTAATCGGATTCATTAATAAGAACAGCGGTTGGGGCGAACTGTACCAATCGGATTATTTTAAGGAAAACACCGTTTTTAAATACGCCGGATTACTCGATATTGACGAAATCCGTTCGATTCATCCGGGCGAGCTGATCGAAATAAAGAAAACATTATTCACTCCGCCGGACGAAAGCGAACCGTCTGTCGAAAAAGAAAAAATATACGCTAAAAGTAACAAACCGGGATTTATAGCGGCGCTATGGCAAAAAAAATAA
- a CDS encoding septation protein SpoVG family protein encodes MKILRMSKVQSGGKTVAFFDIQTDDGIVIKGFRLVNGANGLFLSAPNEKGKDGKFYETVILPKEMKKELEKKAVDEYNR; translated from the coding sequence ATGAAAATACTCAGAATGAGCAAGGTTCAGAGCGGGGGAAAAACCGTCGCGTTTTTTGATATTCAAACCGACGACGGTATTGTAATTAAAGGGTTCCGGTTGGTAAACGGCGCCAACGGTTTATTCCTTTCGGCTCCAAACGAAAAGGGCAAAGACGGAAAATTTTATGAAACAGTAATTCTCCCGAAAGAAATGAAAAAAGAGTTGGAGAAAAAAGCGGTCGACGAGTACAACAGGTAA
- a CDS encoding AAA family ATPase: MYIDLECIDNRELFSEKNYDNIILSLASPGLDFKENALIGIDEIQLLPGIVSAIKYLYDNYRIKFIITGSNNYYINNLFGESLAGRKKVFELSTLRQAQRSCKCCKKSFVFSTLILSRNITL, from the coding sequence ATTTACATAGACCTGGAATGTATCGACAACCGGGAACTTTTTTCCGAAAAAAATTACGATAACATTATATTGTCTCTCGCTTCACCGGGACTAGATTTCAAAGAGAATGCGCTTATCGGCATAGACGAAATACAACTCCTGCCGGGTATAGTTAGCGCAATCAAATATTTATACGATAATTATCGAATAAAATTTATTATAACCGGCTCAAACAACTATTACATAAATAATTTATTCGGCGAGTCATTAGCCGGGAGAAAAAAAGTTTTCGAGCTGAGTACGCTTCGACAGGCTCAGCGTTCGTGCAAATGCTGTAAGAAAAGTTTCGTATTCAGTACATTGATTTTATCGCGAAATATTACTTTGTAA
- the cas2 gene encoding CRISPR-associated endonuclease Cas2 encodes MYVIVVYDAAPKRGVKLMKFLRQHLNWVQNSVFEGELTESGFENLKHGIKDIINDKKDSVIYYRFDSQNYHDRGIIGVEKNEIDSFI; translated from the coding sequence ATGTATGTAATTGTGGTTTACGACGCGGCGCCGAAAAGAGGCGTAAAGTTGATGAAGTTTTTACGACAGCATTTGAACTGGGTTCAGAATTCCGTTTTCGAGGGCGAACTAACCGAGAGCGGATTTGAAAACCTGAAACACGGTATAAAAGATATAATAAACGACAAGAAAGACAGCGTAATTTATTACCGGTTCGATTCGCAAAACTATCACGACAGGGGAATAATAGGCGTGGAGAAAAATGAAATCGATTCGTTTATATAA
- the cas1b gene encoding type I-B CRISPR-associated endonuclease Cas1b, which produces MKRNYYIFSSGKLIRKDNTLYFEPGESSEPEEVNDTEEIEVDDESVTENDAEEREPARLPRKPIPVEDIDSIYCYGELKFNTKFLNFLARKEIILHLFNYYGYYTSSFYPREPYLSGRLLVEQVKRHLDKEARLEIAKKFIIGAAENIKKNLQYYNGRDKDLSYFIDKAEEAIRKIPDCRDVQELMGVEGNLRSDYYMAWNLIVNPEINFEKREKRPPSNPINALISFGNSLVYTVVLSEIYRTQLNPLISYLHEPGERRFSLALDIAEVFKPLLADRIIFSLLNKNQIQEKHFSKELNKCYLTEDGRKIFLKEFDEKLKTTIKHRQLKRNVSYRHLIRLECYKLIKHIIGEKEYKPFTIWW; this is translated from the coding sequence ATGAAACGAAATTACTACATATTCAGCTCAGGCAAATTGATTCGCAAAGACAATACGCTTTATTTCGAACCGGGGGAATCGTCGGAGCCGGAAGAAGTAAACGACACTGAAGAAATCGAAGTCGATGACGAGTCGGTAACCGAAAACGACGCGGAAGAAAGAGAGCCCGCGCGGTTGCCTCGCAAGCCGATTCCCGTTGAAGATATAGATTCGATCTATTGTTACGGCGAATTAAAATTCAACACTAAATTCTTGAACTTCCTCGCCCGGAAAGAAATTATACTTCATCTTTTCAATTACTACGGATATTATACTTCTTCGTTTTATCCGCGCGAACCTTATTTGTCGGGCAGGCTATTGGTTGAGCAGGTTAAAAGGCATCTGGATAAAGAAGCGCGTCTGGAGATTGCTAAAAAATTCATAATCGGAGCGGCGGAAAACATCAAAAAAAATTTACAGTATTATAACGGTCGCGATAAAGACCTTTCGTATTTTATCGACAAAGCCGAAGAGGCTATTCGAAAAATACCCGACTGCCGCGACGTGCAGGAGTTGATGGGCGTCGAAGGCAATTTAAGGTCTGATTATTACATGGCGTGGAATTTAATAGTAAATCCCGAAATTAATTTTGAAAAACGGGAAAAACGTCCGCCGTCCAATCCCATTAACGCTCTCATATCTTTCGGCAATTCGTTGGTCTATACCGTTGTGTTGAGCGAAATCTACAGAACACAGTTAAATCCCCTGATCAGTTATCTTCACGAGCCGGGAGAAAGAAGATTTTCCCTGGCTTTGGACATTGCGGAGGTATTTAAGCCGTTGCTCGCCGACAGGATTATTTTTTCTTTGCTCAATAAAAATCAAATTCAGGAAAAACATTTCAGCAAAGAACTCAATAAGTGTTATTTGACCGAAGACGGAAGAAAAATATTTCTAAAAGAATTCGACGAAAAGCTTAAAACTACTATAAAACACAGGCAGCTTAAAAGAAACGTAAGTTACAGGCATTTGATAAGACTGGAATGTTATAAGTTAATTAAACATATTATAGGCGAAAAAGAATATAAACCGTTTACAATCTGGTGGTAA
- a CDS encoding four helix bundle protein — translation MIRKFEDLKVWQDARMFVNVVYNLTNSDVFRKDYGLKDQIQRASVSIMNNIAEGFERDNNKEFVKFLLYAKGSAGEVRSLLYIAYDLHYIAKEEFETALEQSLNIIKQISKFISYLKTKTN, via the coding sequence ATGATACGAAAATTTGAAGATTTAAAAGTGTGGCAAGACGCGAGGATGTTCGTAAATGTAGTATACAATTTGACAAATAGCGACGTCTTCAGAAAAGACTACGGATTAAAAGATCAGATTCAAAGAGCGTCGGTTTCGATAATGAATAATATTGCGGAAGGTTTCGAAAGGGATAATAATAAAGAGTTTGTTAAATTTCTTTTATATGCAAAAGGTTCTGCCGGCGAAGTAAGATCTCTATTATATATAGCCTACGATCTTCATTACATTGCTAAAGAAGAATTCGAAACAGCATTGGAACAATCATTGAATATCATAAAACAGATTTCAAAATTCATAAGCTACTTAAAAACAAAAACAAATTAA
- the cas4 gene encoding CRISPR-associated protein Cas4 codes for MTGTQIAYYLICQRKLWLFLRNIEMEHDSDTVSIGKLISDTTYKRESHEIHITDDEDDIALDFYDSKTKTIHEVKKSDKMEETHVWQVKFYIYVLEKMGIDNVRGEINYPKLKQKAEVTLTESDRKKLKEIREEVKKIAELNVPPEVINKPFCKQCAYYELCYV; via the coding sequence ATGACCGGCACACAAATAGCATATTATCTTATCTGTCAACGTAAACTCTGGTTGTTTCTAAGGAATATCGAAATGGAGCACGACAGCGATACGGTCTCGATTGGTAAATTAATTTCAGATACAACATACAAACGCGAATCTCACGAAATTCATATTACAGACGATGAAGACGATATTGCGCTCGATTTTTACGACTCGAAAACCAAAACTATACACGAAGTAAAAAAATCAGACAAAATGGAAGAAACTCACGTCTGGCAGGTAAAATTTTATATTTACGTGCTTGAAAAAATGGGCATTGATAATGTAAGAGGTGAGATTAATTATCCGAAATTAAAACAAAAGGCGGAAGTAACGCTGACGGAAAGCGACAGAAAAAAACTAAAAGAAATACGAGAAGAAGTCAAAAAAATAGCAGAACTAAACGTTCCGCCGGAAGTAATCAATAAACCGTTTTGCAAACAATGTGCGTATTATGAGTTGTGTTATGTATGA